One Actinomycetes bacterium genomic region harbors:
- the thpR gene encoding RNA 2',3'-cyclic phosphodiesterase, whose amino-acid sequence MDADRVFSDPDLLTGRLFFAVPVPGASRAPLEAALPEVARALPEARVAAPSGWHLTLAFLGQVRPEFSSEVVTVGEAAVAGVGPAVLQLQGAGAFPNQHKARVLWAGVAGDVEVLARLAGNLAAACRAAGLRVEEREFRPHLTLARFPAPGPVPEPLPDLLAAATSACPPWEARGLCCYRSTLTNRGARYQVVRTFPLTRSGPLLT is encoded by the coding sequence ATGGACGCCGACCGGGTGTTCTCCGACCCGGACCTGCTCACCGGGCGGCTGTTCTTCGCCGTGCCCGTGCCCGGCGCCAGCCGGGCGCCGCTCGAGGCCGCCCTGCCCGAGGTGGCCAGGGCCCTGCCCGAGGCGCGGGTGGCCGCGCCGAGCGGCTGGCACCTGACCTTGGCGTTCCTCGGCCAGGTACGCCCCGAGTTCTCGTCCGAGGTCGTCACGGTGGGGGAGGCAGCCGTGGCCGGGGTCGGCCCGGCCGTGCTCCAGCTCCAGGGCGCCGGTGCCTTCCCGAACCAGCACAAGGCGCGCGTGCTGTGGGCCGGGGTGGCTGGTGACGTCGAGGTGCTCGCCCGGCTCGCCGGCAACCTGGCCGCCGCCTGCCGCGCGGCCGGGCTGCGCGTGGAGGAGCGGGAGTTCCGCCCCCACCTTACCCTGGCTCGCTTCCCGGCCCCCGGTCCGGTGCCCGAGCCGCTGCCCGACCTCCTGGCGGCGGCCACCTCGGCCTGCCCGCCCTGGGAGGCGAGGGGGCTGTGCTGCTACCGCAGCACCCTCACCAACCGGGGCGCCCGCTACCAGGTCGTCCGCACCTTCCCGCTCACCCGCAGCGGCCCCCTTCTCACCTGA
- a CDS encoding competence/damage-inducible protein A: MRCEIIGVGTELLLGQIVNTNAAWIGQRLADVGWDCLRHTAVGDNEARIADTIREALARADAVIVTGGLGPTQDDVTRDAIAAVAGVRLVRDPAIERWLEERFARFGVRRMATMNLRQADVPEGARTIENPRGTAPGLIVEIGGKPVYAVPGVPREMEGMLEGVVLPDLAARAGEGRAIVSRTLRTAGIGESRVAEQLTPLWEAADGVTMAYLASSGEVRVRLTSVGATRDEALARIAPVEDAVRAELGAAVYGHDDEALEQVVGRLLCEQGQSLATAESLTGGLLGGRITTVPGASDYYLGGVVAYATEAKADLLGVDQHLLDEHGPVSEPAAAAMAEGARRVFSAGTGLATSGVAGPTEQGGQPVGTLCLAVADAAGTVATTMRAPGDRAQVRAWAATLALDLLRRRLRGIA, encoded by the coding sequence ATGCGCTGCGAGATCATCGGTGTGGGGACCGAGCTGCTGCTCGGCCAGATCGTCAACACCAACGCGGCCTGGATCGGCCAGCGCCTGGCCGACGTCGGCTGGGACTGCCTGCGCCACACCGCGGTAGGGGACAACGAGGCGCGCATCGCCGACACGATCCGGGAGGCGCTCGCCCGCGCCGACGCGGTGATCGTCACCGGCGGCCTCGGCCCGACCCAGGACGACGTCACCCGGGATGCGATCGCCGCCGTCGCCGGGGTGCGGCTCGTCCGCGACCCAGCAATCGAGCGCTGGCTCGAGGAGCGCTTCGCCCGCTTCGGGGTGCGCCGCATGGCCACGATGAACCTGCGCCAGGCCGACGTTCCCGAGGGCGCGCGCACCATCGAGAACCCGCGTGGGACCGCTCCCGGGCTGATCGTGGAGATCGGCGGCAAGCCGGTCTACGCGGTGCCCGGCGTGCCCCGCGAGATGGAGGGCATGCTGGAGGGAGTGGTGCTGCCCGACCTCGCCGCCCGGGCGGGCGAGGGCCGGGCGATCGTCTCGCGCACCCTTCGGACGGCCGGGATCGGCGAGTCCCGGGTGGCCGAGCAGCTCACCCCGCTCTGGGAGGCGGCCGACGGCGTGACCATGGCCTACCTGGCCAGCTCGGGCGAGGTGCGCGTCCGCCTGACCTCGGTGGGCGCCACCCGGGACGAGGCGCTGGCCAGGATCGCCCCGGTGGAGGACGCCGTGCGCGCCGAGCTCGGTGCCGCCGTCTACGGCCACGACGACGAGGCGCTCGAGCAGGTGGTGGGCCGACTGCTGTGCGAGCAGGGCCAGAGCCTGGCCACGGCCGAGTCGCTCACCGGCGGGCTCCTCGGCGGTCGCATCACCACCGTGCCGGGCGCGTCCGACTACTACCTGGGCGGGGTGGTCGCCTACGCGACCGAGGCCAAGGCCGACCTGCTCGGCGTGGACCAGCACCTGCTCGACGAGCACGGGCCGGTCAGCGAGCCAGCCGCCGCCGCCATGGCCGAGGGCGCCCGGCGCGTCTTCTCTGCCGGGACCGGCCTGGCCACCAGCGGCGTGGCCGGCCCTACCGAGCAGGGCGGCCAGCCGGTCGGCACCCTCTGCCTGGCCGTGGCCGACGCGGCCGGCACCGTCGCTACCACCATGCGCGCCCCTGGTGACCGCGCCCAGGTCCGGGCCTGGGCGGCCACGCTCGCCCTGGACCTGCTCCGCCGCCGCCTAAGGGGCATCGCATGA
- a CDS encoding MiaB/RimO family radical SAM methylthiotransferase has product MPEPARPPKVAIVTLGCGRNEVDSENAAGLLTASGYEMVDDAEQADAIIVNTCAFISAAKKESIDTVFSAIALKSPPAARELHPDSSAEAAKRESTDPVLEAAGLKEHGRARTVLVMGCLAERYADTLRAELPEADAIVPFADYTRLAELLGSTLGGGAPAPGTAAATPMPGAPAPDRPAVTPTPTPAALAPAAPAPDRPAVTPAPAPGSRLPALAPAPAPPAPGGAVRPALVPPAGRRVLPMVFPTPAGAPFPARSRARQPVALVKLAEGCDRDCSFCAIPSFRGRFRSRRPTEVVDEVVWLAGQGVSEVVLVAENSTSYGKDLGGRSALVHLLRALATVEGLRRVRLQYLQPDELTPGLLEEMAANPVVCSYFDLSLQHASAPVLRRMRRGGSRPDFLDLVGRVRALDPDAAFRSNFILGFPGERRQDVRELEDFLEEARLDWVAFFAYSAEDGTAALALDGRVPTRTARARVERLSELQARVLDRVQAAWVGRRLEVMVDRVDADGTAEARSFREAPEHDGLVRVEGLASATAGDYVEVEVTGAEGPELRARPAWGAGAATAPAPAARRVGPAVPATR; this is encoded by the coding sequence ATGCCCGAGCCAGCCCGGCCGCCCAAGGTGGCCATCGTCACTCTGGGGTGCGGGCGCAACGAGGTCGACTCGGAGAACGCCGCCGGGCTGCTCACCGCTTCCGGGTATGAGATGGTCGACGATGCTGAGCAGGCGGACGCGATCATCGTCAACACCTGCGCGTTTATCAGCGCCGCCAAGAAGGAATCGATCGACACGGTCTTCAGCGCCATCGCGCTCAAGTCCCCTCCTGCCGCTCGTGAACTCCATCCTGACAGCTCCGCCGAGGCAGCCAAGCGGGAGTCGACCGACCCCGTGCTCGAAGCGGCCGGGCTGAAGGAGCACGGTCGCGCCAGGACCGTCCTGGTGATGGGCTGCCTGGCCGAGCGCTATGCCGACACCCTCCGGGCCGAGCTGCCCGAGGCCGACGCCATCGTCCCGTTCGCCGACTACACCCGCCTGGCCGAGCTGCTGGGGTCCACCCTCGGAGGCGGCGCACCCGCCCCGGGCACGGCAGCCGCGACACCGATGCCGGGCGCGCCGGCCCCGGATCGGCCCGCCGTGACCCCGACCCCGACCCCGGCGGCGCTGGCGCCGGCGGCCCCGGCCCCGGATCGGCCCGCCGTGACACCGGCCCCGGCTCCCGGCTCCCGGCTCCCGGCCCTGGCGCCAGCGCCAGCGCCGCCGGCGCCCGGCGGGGCGGTCCGGCCGGCGCTCGTCCCGCCAGCCGGGCGCCGGGTCCTGCCGATGGTGTTCCCCACCCCGGCCGGTGCGCCCTTCCCGGCCCGGTCCCGGGCGCGCCAGCCGGTCGCCCTGGTCAAGCTCGCCGAGGGCTGCGACCGGGACTGCTCGTTCTGTGCCATCCCCTCGTTCCGGGGACGGTTCCGCTCGCGCCGCCCGACCGAGGTGGTCGACGAGGTCGTCTGGCTCGCCGGGCAGGGCGTCTCCGAGGTCGTGCTGGTCGCCGAGAACTCGACCTCCTACGGCAAGGACCTCGGCGGACGCTCCGCCCTGGTCCACCTGCTGCGCGCGCTGGCCACCGTCGAAGGGCTCCGCCGCGTGCGCCTGCAGTACCTGCAGCCCGACGAGCTCACTCCCGGCCTGCTCGAGGAGATGGCCGCCAACCCGGTCGTCTGCTCCTACTTCGACCTGTCGCTGCAGCACGCGAGCGCCCCTGTGCTGCGCCGCATGCGCCGGGGCGGGTCCCGGCCGGACTTCCTCGACCTGGTCGGGCGCGTCCGCGCCCTCGACCCCGACGCCGCCTTCCGGTCGAACTTCATCCTCGGGTTCCCGGGTGAGCGCAGGCAGGACGTGCGCGAGCTGGAGGACTTCCTCGAGGAGGCCCGGCTGGACTGGGTCGCCTTCTTCGCCTACTCCGCCGAGGATGGCACCGCCGCCCTGGCCCTGGACGGCCGGGTGCCCACCCGCACCGCCCGGGCCCGGGTCGAGCGCCTGAGCGAGCTGCAGGCGCGCGTGCTCGACCGGGTCCAGGCCGCCTGGGTGGGCCGCCGGCTCGAGGTCATGGTCGACCGGGTCGACGCCGACGGCACGGCCGAGGCCAGAAGCTTCCGCGAGGCGCCCGAGCACGACGGCCTGGTGCGGGTGGAGGGCCTGGCCAGCGCCACGGCCGGGGACTACGTCGAGGTCGAGGTGACCGGCGCCGAAGGTCCCGAGCTGCGCGCCCGCCCGGCTTGGGGGGCCGGGGCAGCCACGGCACCAGCCCCCGCCGCCCGGAGGGTCGGGCCAGCCGTGCCGGCAACCCGGTGA
- a CDS encoding sigma factor-like helix-turn-helix DNA-binding protein, giving the protein MGQHSDRSFEEFFAATYGRLVGLLFAFLHDQAQAEDAVQDAFASALLRWRSLRGYHDPEAWVRTVAFRRAIDHHRRTARQLRVLLRLGPPPPLPPIGAEHVDLVWALRKLPLAQREVLVLHYVAELAVERVAAELGLPVGTVKSRLARGRAALARHLRVGVGEPDEEATSA; this is encoded by the coding sequence GTGGGCCAGCACAGCGACAGGAGCTTCGAGGAGTTCTTCGCGGCCACCTACGGCCGGCTGGTCGGGTTGCTGTTCGCGTTCCTGCACGACCAGGCCCAAGCCGAGGACGCGGTCCAGGACGCCTTTGCGAGCGCGCTGCTGCGCTGGCGGAGCCTCCGCGGCTACCACGACCCCGAGGCGTGGGTGCGGACGGTCGCCTTCCGCCGGGCCATCGACCATCACCGCCGCACCGCGCGGCAGCTGCGGGTCCTGCTGCGGCTTGGACCGCCGCCACCCTTGCCGCCGATCGGCGCTGAGCACGTCGACCTGGTGTGGGCCCTGCGCAAGCTCCCCCTGGCCCAGCGGGAGGTGCTGGTCCTGCATTACGTCGCCGAGCTGGCGGTGGAGCGGGTCGCCGCCGAGCTGGGCCTGCCCGTCGGCACCGTGAAGAGCCGGCTCGCGCGTGGCCGTGCGGCACTCGCACGCCACCTGCGAGTCGGCGTCGGAGAGCCAGACGAGGAGGCCACCAGTGCATGA
- a CDS encoding GNAT family N-acetyltransferase, protein MLIRDATPDDWPAIWPFLRRIVAAGETFSWDRDVVEEQARAMWFPEPPGRTVVAVDPDGTVLGTAETHPNHGGPAAHIANAGFMVDPDHAGRGVGRALGEHVLDQARADGYRAMQFNAVVETNTRAVALWRSLGFEVLATVPEGFHHPVKGYVGLHIMHRRL, encoded by the coding sequence ATGCTGATCAGGGACGCGACCCCCGACGACTGGCCCGCGATCTGGCCCTTCCTGCGCCGCATCGTCGCCGCTGGCGAGACCTTCTCCTGGGACCGCGACGTCGTCGAGGAGCAGGCCCGTGCGATGTGGTTCCCCGAGCCCCCGGGCCGCACGGTCGTGGCCGTCGACCCCGACGGGACCGTCCTCGGCACCGCCGAGACCCACCCCAACCACGGCGGGCCCGCCGCGCACATCGCCAACGCCGGCTTCATGGTCGATCCCGACCACGCCGGGCGCGGCGTCGGGCGGGCCTTGGGCGAGCACGTCCTCGACCAGGCGCGCGCCGACGGCTACCGTGCGATGCAGTTCAACGCCGTGGTGGAGACCAACACCCGGGCGGTCGCGCTGTGGCGCTCGCTCGGCTTCGAGGTGCTGGCGACCGTGCCGGAGGGCTTCCACCACCCGGTCAAGGGCTACGTCGGGCTGCACATCATGCACCGCCGCCTCTGA
- a CDS encoding D-2-hydroxyacid dehydrogenase family protein: MTGRARLLVLDDYEGRIAGSPAMGRLRQLAEVTVLNRPLTEADLAELADVEVLMAVRERTRLDADLFDRLPRVELVLQTGGHAYHVDEPAVTGRGIVVALGRRARMPTAAVPELTFGLMIAVLRRIHPLASELSAGAWPEAMGGTLAGRTLGILGLGRHGRPVARIGAAFGMRVVAWDRGHGPKAGDPEVERLPLDELLARSDVVSVHLRLSPESRGLLGRERLARMRPGAVLVNTARGAIVDEGALVEALRAGRLAGAGLDVFATEPLPAVSPLRALPNVVLTPHIGWKVDEVFHEWAVIAADQLAAYLEGRLAAGEVLAPAAARVPRQRLGGLAPG, from the coding sequence GTGACCGGACGTGCCCGGCTGCTGGTGCTCGACGACTACGAGGGACGCATCGCCGGGTCCCCCGCCATGGGCCGGTTGCGGCAGCTGGCCGAGGTGACCGTGCTGAACCGGCCGCTCACCGAGGCCGATCTCGCGGAGCTGGCCGACGTGGAGGTGCTCATGGCGGTCCGGGAGCGGACGCGGCTGGACGCCGACCTGTTCGACCGGCTCCCCAGGGTGGAGCTGGTGCTGCAGACCGGGGGCCATGCCTACCACGTCGACGAGCCGGCGGTCACCGGGCGCGGGATCGTCGTCGCCCTCGGCCGCCGGGCCCGGATGCCGACGGCCGCGGTGCCCGAGCTCACCTTCGGGCTGATGATCGCCGTGCTGCGCCGGATCCACCCGCTCGCCTCCGAGCTGTCGGCCGGGGCGTGGCCGGAGGCGATGGGCGGGACGCTGGCCGGTCGCACGCTGGGCATCCTTGGGCTCGGCAGGCACGGCCGGCCGGTCGCACGGATCGGCGCCGCCTTTGGGATGCGGGTGGTCGCCTGGGACCGGGGGCACGGGCCCAAGGCGGGCGACCCAGAGGTGGAGCGGCTGCCGCTCGACGAGCTGCTGGCCCGGTCCGATGTGGTCTCGGTCCACCTGCGGCTCTCCCCGGAGTCGCGCGGGCTGCTCGGCCGGGAGCGCCTGGCCCGGATGCGGCCGGGGGCGGTGCTGGTCAACACCGCCCGCGGCGCCATCGTGGACGAGGGCGCGCTCGTGGAGGCGTTGCGGGCCGGCCGGCTTGCCGGTGCCGGCCTGGACGTGTTCGCCACCGAGCCGCTCCCGGCCGTGAGCCCACTTCGGGCGCTCCCGAACGTCGTGCTCACACCCCACATCGGCTGGAAGGTCGACGAGGTCTTCCACGAGTGGGCGGTGATCGCCGCGGACCAGCTCGCGGCCTACCTGGAGGGGCGGCTGGCAGCGGGCGAGGTCTTGGCCCCGGCGGCCGCCCGGGTGCCCAGGCAGCGGCTGGGTGGCCTGGCGCCCGGGTAG
- a CDS encoding universal stress protein, whose product MTAPIVAGADGTDAGLDAVALAASLARATGDPLLVACIYPDGTQPGADADVRRHASEVLEVARLAAGGAGVELRAAPSTSSARGLAELAEQERARMLVVGSSNRGAIGRVVSGSTAERLLHGTGCPVAVAPRGYRRPRAGLLRALGVAFVDTAEGHEAVRVAADLAARSGLPLTLYSVVAVTTNWFTPPVVRPEEDVVPEEVRKGYRDALDRALAELPDGVQASGVLLYGDVVDELSMVGEHGTDLLVCGSRGYGPVRRVLLGSVSAALVRQASVPVLVVPRSGDT is encoded by the coding sequence ATGACCGCACCGATCGTCGCCGGGGCCGACGGGACCGACGCCGGCCTGGACGCGGTGGCGCTGGCCGCCAGCCTGGCCCGCGCCACCGGCGACCCGCTGCTGGTCGCCTGCATCTACCCGGACGGGACGCAGCCAGGGGCCGACGCCGACGTCCGGCGGCACGCCTCCGAGGTGCTGGAGGTGGCCCGGTTGGCGGCCGGCGGCGCCGGCGTGGAGCTGCGGGCCGCGCCGTCCACGTCGTCGGCTCGGGGGCTGGCCGAGCTCGCCGAGCAGGAGCGCGCCCGCATGCTGGTGGTCGGGTCCAGCAACCGCGGCGCTATCGGCCGCGTGGTGTCGGGGAGCACGGCCGAACGGCTGCTGCACGGGACGGGGTGCCCGGTCGCCGTGGCGCCGCGCGGGTACCGGCGCCCCCGGGCGGGTCTGCTGCGGGCGCTCGGCGTGGCCTTCGTGGACACGGCCGAAGGCCACGAGGCCGTCCGCGTCGCCGCCGACCTGGCGGCGCGCTCCGGCCTGCCCCTCACGCTGTACTCGGTTGTCGCGGTGACCACCAACTGGTTCACGCCGCCGGTGGTCCGCCCCGAGGAGGACGTGGTGCCCGAGGAGGTGCGCAAGGGCTACCGGGACGCGCTGGACCGCGCCCTGGCCGAGCTGCCCGACGGTGTGCAGGCCAGCGGCGTCCTGCTCTACGGCGACGTGGTCGACGAGCTGTCGATGGTCGGCGAGCACGGGACCGACCTGCTCGTCTGCGGTTCCCGAGGCTACGGGCCGGTGCGGCGGGTCCTGCTGGGCTCTGTGTCCGCGGCGCTGGTCCGGCAGGCGTCGGTGCCGGTGCTCGTCGTGCCCCGCAGCGGCGACACCTAG
- a CDS encoding tripartite tricarboxylate transporter permease: protein MDALSELANGFATALTPTNLAYAFIGVLLGTAVGVLPGIGPAMTVALLLPLTYGLDPTAAFIMFAGIFYGGMYGGSTTSILLNTPGESSSVITAIEGNLMARRGRAAQALATAAIGSFVAGLIGTVLLVLLAPTIVDFAVRIGAADYFAIMVLAFVAVTAVLGASRIRGFASLAIGLMIGLVGLDPQTGQQRLTFGIPQLADGIDVVVVAVAIFAVGEALWVAAHLRHRPAEVIPVGRPWMSRQDWGRSWKPWLRGTALGFPFGALPAGGAEIPTFLSYVTEKRLSKHPEEFGKGAIEGVAGPEASNNASAAGTLVPMLTLGLPTNATAAVMLAAFQQYGIQPGPLLFERESALVWGLIASLFIGNALLLVLNLPLAPAWAKLLQIPRPYLYAGILFFAAVGAYAVNANPFDLFVLLVIGLLGFAMRRYGLPVVPAIIGVILGPRAEQQMRRAFQLSNGEISGLFNSPLAITIYVVIAVVLLWPLVARLVLRGRRPPAPVPAAVGAPPGEGPTPAAHATEPEPAGARVPERPGGPVPEQPAEGVPERPGTDRAQARPPGASEEHGD, encoded by the coding sequence GCGAACGGCTTCGCCACCGCGCTCACCCCCACCAACCTGGCCTACGCGTTCATCGGCGTGCTGCTCGGCACCGCGGTCGGGGTGCTGCCCGGGATCGGGCCGGCCATGACCGTGGCGCTGCTGCTGCCGCTGACCTACGGGCTGGACCCGACCGCCGCGTTCATCATGTTCGCCGGCATCTTCTACGGCGGCATGTACGGCGGCTCGACCACGTCGATCCTGCTCAACACGCCGGGTGAGAGCTCGTCGGTGATCACCGCGATCGAGGGGAACCTCATGGCGCGGCGGGGCCGGGCCGCCCAGGCCCTGGCCACCGCCGCGATCGGGTCCTTCGTGGCCGGCCTGATCGGCACGGTGCTGCTGGTGCTGCTGGCCCCCACGATCGTGGACTTCGCCGTGCGGATCGGCGCGGCGGACTACTTCGCGATCATGGTGCTGGCGTTCGTGGCGGTCACGGCCGTGCTGGGGGCCTCGCGGATCCGCGGGTTCGCGTCGCTCGCCATCGGGCTGATGATCGGGCTGGTCGGTCTGGACCCCCAGACCGGCCAGCAGCGGCTCACCTTCGGGATCCCGCAGCTCGCCGACGGGATCGACGTCGTCGTCGTGGCGGTCGCCATCTTCGCGGTCGGTGAGGCGCTGTGGGTCGCCGCGCACCTGCGGCACCGGCCGGCCGAGGTGATCCCGGTGGGGCGGCCGTGGATGAGCCGCCAGGACTGGGGGCGCTCCTGGAAGCCGTGGCTGCGCGGCACCGCGCTGGGGTTCCCGTTCGGGGCGCTGCCCGCCGGTGGCGCCGAGATCCCCACCTTCCTGTCCTACGTGACCGAGAAGCGGCTGTCCAAGCACCCCGAGGAGTTCGGCAAGGGCGCGATCGAGGGCGTCGCCGGCCCGGAGGCGAGCAACAACGCGTCGGCGGCCGGGACCCTGGTGCCGATGCTCACCCTCGGGCTGCCCACCAACGCGACCGCCGCGGTGATGCTGGCCGCGTTCCAGCAGTACGGCATCCAGCCCGGGCCGCTGCTGTTCGAGCGGGAGTCGGCGCTGGTCTGGGGCCTGATCGCCAGCCTGTTCATCGGCAACGCGCTGCTGCTGGTGCTCAACCTCCCGCTCGCCCCGGCCTGGGCCAAGCTGCTGCAGATCCCCCGCCCATACCTGTACGCCGGGATCTTGTTCTTCGCCGCCGTGGGCGCCTACGCGGTCAACGCCAACCCCTTCGACCTGTTCGTGCTCCTCGTCATCGGCCTGCTCGGGTTCGCGATGCGCCGCTACGGGCTACCCGTTGTGCCCGCGATCATCGGGGTCATCCTCGGCCCCCGAGCCGAGCAGCAGATGCGCCGGGCCTTCCAGCTCAGCAACGGCGAGATCAGCGGGCTGTTCAACAGCCCCCTGGCCATCACGATCTACGTCGTCATCGCGGTCGTCCTGCTGTGGCCCCTGGTGGCCCGGCTGGTGCTCCGGGGCCGGCGCCCGCCGGCGCCGGTGCCCGCGGCGGTCGGCGCCCCGCCCGGGGAGGGTCCCACGCCGGCCGCCCACGCCACCGAGCCGGAGCCGGCGGGCGCACGGGTTCCGGAGCGACCCGGTGGGCCGGTGCCGGAGCAGCCCGCCGAGGGGGTGCCGGAGCGTCCGGGAACGGACCGGGCCCAGGCACGCCCACCCGGAGCGTCAGAGGAGCACGGCGACTGA